The stretch of DNA AACTTCGCTTTCAAGTGGCTTTAATTTTAGAGGGGAGGTCAGACCTTCCGGACAGTATATTTGAAATGGTGCGCTCGGAGGGAGTCGAACCCCCGACCCTCAGATTCGTAGTCTGATGCTCTATCCAGCTGAGCTACGAGCGCATTGGAGGGATCATGAAGAACAGGTGTTTATTTTCGCGAATAGGTCAGATTGGATCTGTAAAGCCAAATCTTTGGTATCCTAAGCAAAAAACGGTATTATAATCAATTGTGTGTGGAATGGGTAGAATTTTCTTGCATATTTAATAAATGGGCGTATAGATAATCCTGGAATGACGAACAGGGTGCAATCGATCCGGTCAATCCGGACATGGAGCGGGTCGAAATTTCAATTTGTAATCTGCCTTTTATTTCTGACAGGTTGTGACAACATTTTTTCGCACGACAGCCCCCCGTCAACCGGAGCCATCTATTCTACTCCGACTGGTGTCTATGCCTCTCCCGGGGCTGGAACAGGGAAAATTGTTCTTCAGTGGGATTCGGAGAAAGAATCCAGCTCCTATAATATCTATATTTCTACTACTCCCGGTGTCAGAGAAAGCAAATACAGGAGCAAGAGGAAAAGTGCTAAGGCTGCTTACCTTTTTACGGGCCTGACATCCGGAAAGACCTATTATTTCACCGTGAGCGCCGGAAATGGCGCGCATGAAAGTTCTATGTCTGGAGAAGTCTCAGCTACTGTTCCCTGACCGCCTCGTCAAGGCCCTATTCTCTCCGTGTTAGGAGCGCTTCCCAGCTCTCTTCTCCCCAATCCTTTTTTGCGTTCCTGTTTCCGTCATCACAAATTCGAAGCATAGGATGACCGGTAATGCCTGAATTGAGAACACACCCGTAGCAAATAAAAAAAGAGAGGACCGGGGAAAATACTCCGTTTTCAGACTGATCTCGACATTTTTCGCACTTCATTTTTCTCGCCGGTCCAGTTAAATTCAACCTCGTATCAAGTCTAATTTAACCGTTTTTGGGAGGAATATGCAATGCGCAATTTTTGTCACTCCATCAGAAAGAGTGCGGGCTTTCCTAGATTTATAACTATTTGACAAATAATGATTTTTTTAAATCTTGAAGTCCAGATGGGCGTACGGAGAGGGAGGGATTCGAACCCCCGGTAGGTTTAACCCTACAACGGTTTTCAAGACCGCCGCCTTAAGCCACTCGGCCACCTCTCCCAATCCATTTTTAGAGGGGGATATTGTCTCGATTTTTTACTTGAAGTGAATGGGAAAGTTTTGGCGGAGAGGAAGAGATTTGAACTCTTGATAGAGGTTACCCCCTATGACGGTTTAGCAAACCGTTGCCTTCAGCCGGGCTCGGCCACCTCTCCTTCAAAATTATCCCAATCTTATCGATTTAAATACCGACGATCTTTTCCTTTCCGCCCATATAAGGACGAAGGGACTCCGGAATCGTCACCGAGCCATCCGGTTGCTGAAAATTTTCCAGTATCGCGACTAACGTTCTTCCCACAGCCAGCGCAGAACCGTTTAAGGTGTGGAGATGCACCGGCCTCCCCTTTTCTCCCGCTCTATATTTGATATCTGCTCTCCTCGCCTGAAAGGATTCGAAATTGCTGCAAGATGAAATCTCGCGATATCGATTTTGACCCGGAAGCCAAACCTCGATATCAAATGTCTTTGCAGCTGAAAATCCCAGGTCGCCGGTCGATAATGAAACGACACGGTAGGGGAGATTCAATTTGATGAGAACCGCCTCCGCGTCAGCCAACAGACGATCAAGCTCGTTATATGAATCATCCGGACGGCAAAATTTTACAAGCTCGACTTTATTAAACTGGTGCTGGCGAATCAACCCTTTGGTATCTTTTCCGTAAGAACCCGCCTCCCTCCTGAAACAGGGAGAATAGGCGACATATGAAATCGGGAGCTCTTTTTCTTCGAGGATTTCACCCTGGTGAATATTGGTCACCGGCACCTCAGCTGTCGGTATCAGATAAAAACCCTTGTCTTTTAACCCGAACAGATCTTCTTCAAACTTGGGGAGTTGCCCTGTCCCCGTCATACTTTTTTCATTGACGATAAAGGGGGTTAATACCTCGGTATAGCGATGCGTGCCGGCATGCAGATCCATCATGAAATTAATCAGTGCGCGTTCCATGAGCGCCCCATTTCCGCGATAGACGCAGAATCGGGCTCCGGTTATTTTGGCACCCCGTTCAAAATCTAGTATTCCGAGTTTCTCTCCAATTTCCCAATGCTCTTTCGGAGCAAATGAGAATGATGGAATCGCTCCCCATTTTTTAACCTCGACGTTCTCGCTCTCGTTTTTTCCAACCGGGACGGAAGAATGAGGAAAATTCGGCGTATTCAGCAAGAATTGATCGATACGATAATCGGCTTCCCTGATTTGCTCCTCAAGTAACGCTATTTTCCCCTTAAGATCCTCGCTTTCTTTCCTGATCGCCTCCACTTTTTCGGGCGATACCGCTTTATCCCTCATCAATTTTGCGAACTGTTCCGAGAACTGGTTTCTTTTTTGCCGGTTCTGATCAAGTAAAAGGTTTATTTCTCTTCTTGCGTGGTCCAGTTTATGAAATTGACTGAGATCGAACTCGAATCCCCGCGTCCGGAGCCTCTCAACTACCCAGTCAGGTTGTTCTCTTAAAACCTTAATATCAATCATCGTATTGGGGAAAAGTGTATTTATTTACCTTATTTTAACTGTACAAGTCAATCGATTTCAGGAAAATTAAAGGCGAGCAGCTTCAATTCAGTCATCTCTTCAATGGCGTATTTCAATCCTTCTCTTCCCAGCCCGGACTCCTTCACCCCTCCGTAGGGCATATGGTCCAGTCTAAAGGTTGGAATATCGTTAACAAGCACCCCCCCGACCTCGCATTCCTCATAGGCCTTGTAGATCTTTCGAATGTCGTGTGTAAAAATTCCCGTTTGCAATCCATAGGAAGATTGATTGATCGCTTCTACTGCCTGATCAAAATTCTGATAGGGTTCAACCGTCACCAAAGGAGCAAAGACCTCCTCGCAATTGACATTCATTTCAAAGGTTGTTCCCGTTAAGACTGTAGGCTGAAATACCGTTCCCTCGCGGAATCCTCCGGCGAGACAGCGAGCACCTCCACTAACCGCATCCGCAATCCATTTTTCTGTCCTGAGCAGCGCATTTTGGTCAATGAGCGGTCCCACTTGGGTAGTTTCCAGAATCGGATCCCCTGTTTTAAGTCCCTTGACCTTTTCCAGCAGTTGTTCCAAAAAAGGGTCGTAAACTTTCTGTTGAACAAAAATTCTCTGTACGGAAATGCAGCTTTGCCCGGCAAACGTAAATCCTCCGGTAACACATCGTCCCGCTGCATATTCAAGTTCGGCATCGTCATCGATGATGACGCCCGCATTCCCTCCCAGTTCCAGGACGACCTTTTTCTTTCGGCAGATTTCCTTCAGACGCCATCCGACTCTTCCGCTTCCGGTAAAGGTCAGCATTTTGATCCGGTCGTCGAGAACGGCCTGCTGAATGTCGTTCACATCGCAGGGAATCACATTAAAAGATCCTTTAGGAAGGTCTGTTTTGGATACGACTTCAGCCAGAAGGAGTGCGGTCAGAGGGGTCTGTGGTGCTGGTTTCAGGAGGAGAGAATTTCCCGACGCAATGGCAGGAGCGGCTTTATGTGCAACCAAATTAATGGGAAAATTAAACGGAGTGATGGCCAGTATTGGACCCAGAGGAAATCGTTTCGTGATCCCGAACCGCTTTTGATTCCCCTTGAGAAGATCGAGCGGTATGACCTCACCGCCTATTCGTTTTGCTTCTTCCGATGCGGTCAGGAAAGTAAAAATAGCACGTCCGACTTCGACCCGTGCGTCACTGATCGGCTTTCCTGCCTCGAGAGAAATCGTTTTGGCGAATTCTTCCTTTCGGACGGCAATGCCATCCGAAATTTGATGAAGAATTTCAGAACGTGTAAATGAATCCAGTTTTTTTGTTTTTTGAAATGCGGAAACGGTATGACCTATCGCTTCTGCAACCTGCCGTCTATCTGCCAGACAGACTGAAGCAACGGGAACTTGCCGGTAGGGGTCGACGACTTCCAAACATCTGGACGAAAATTCCCATTTTCCTCCAGAGTAGAAAGGTTTGGCAGCGGTCATCGTCCATTCTCAAGATATCGGAAAATTAATTCCAGGTAATGACACTCTCCTGTTCCACGGTATTCAGGAGGATAATATCATAGAGCGCTTTTCCCAAATTTTTCAACATCTCGTCATTGGAACGATCCCACTCCATATTTCCTGTTTCCTGAAAAAGGTCAAGATATTCAGGATGCTCAACAAACAAGGGGTATGATCTAAATTTCGAACTGGCCATTGACCTTTCTAACAGAAACCGATTAGGCTCCGAATGATTTTCCACAACCGCATGAAGACTTGGCATTTGGATTTTGAATAGCAAATCCGGCGCCCTGAACCGAATCAACATAATCCACCTTGACCCCCTCCAAGAGCGGTGCGCTCTCAGGGTCCACAAAAAGCCTGATTCCATTGCTTTCGTAAACATGATCCCCTTCGTTCGCCTTTTCTTCAAAGGTCATTCCGTATTGGAATCCCGAACAGCCACCGCCGCTGACCTGAACTCTCAACCCGTATCCTGCTTTCTGTTCCGCGACCAGAATTTCCTTCACTTTTTCGCCTGCTTTTTCAGTCAATGTAACCATTTGCATTCTCCTCTCTCAAATTAACAAGATGACCCAAAATGTACTATTTTTAATATTAACATTCAACATGACCTAAATCAAGGTATGTGTTGAAGAATTCTTGCCTCTTTCTTGTGGCATCCTCCCATTTTGATATGGTCTTCATATTCGCTTCGAAAATTTCGAATGAGACTCTCGATGGTCACCGAAGCGCCTGTTATGAGACTGCAATAACCGCGCCCTTTGACAACTCCGCAGATCTGTTCAATCGACCGAAGATCCTCCATTTCGCCTTTTCCCGATTCAATTTTCCGATGCAGATCGGCCAGATGGCTTCCTCCCATCTTGCAAGGAGGACACTGTCCGCACGATTCTTCTGCAAAAAACTCCGCAATGTGAAGTCCTGCATTTACCAGGCAAGCCGTCTCATCAAATACAACAACTGCACCGGTTCCGAGAGCGGTGCCTTTCTTTTTGAGAGACTCATAATCAAGAAGAATATCGATTTCTTCACCTGAAATGAACCCGCAGGAAGGCCCTCCGGGAAGGACTCCTTTTATTTTTCTGCCCCCTGTGATTCCCTGGCCATATTCTTCAATGAGTTCCTTCAAAGAACTCCCCATCGGGAGCTCATAAACACCGGGTTGATTGACATCGCCTGACAGCGAAAAGAGTGCTGTTCCAGTACTTTCCGGTAATCCAATCTCTTTATACCGGTCTGATCCCATTCTCAGAATATGGGGAATGTTTGAAAGTGTCTCGACATTATTGACAAGAGTAGGTTTGCCATAAAGTCCATTATGTACCGGGTAAAACGGTGGCTTCTGGCGCGGAGCCGCCTTTCTCCCCTCGATCACTTCTAACATCGCCGTTTCTTCTCCTGCAACATAGGCTATCGGACTTGGAAAGAGAACAATATCAAGTGTCAGTCCTGATTCAAGGATGTTCTCTCCCCAGAGTCCAGCACTCTTTGTTTCACGAAGAGCGGCATTCATTAATTCGATTTCTACCTCAAATTTCTGATTAAGATAAAGAAAAATCTTGCCGGCACCCACGGTATAGGCGGCGATCAGGACTCCTTCCAGAAGCTGATGAGGATTGACTCTCAGAAGGATACGGTCTTTGAATGTGCCCGGTTCTTCTTCAGCACCGTTGCAACAGAGATACTTCAGGGGAACTTCCTTTGAGGCGACCATTTCCCATTTTTTCCAGGTCGGAAAACCGGCCCCGCCCCTTCCCCGGAGTCCCGAGTTCTTAATTTCACCGAGAATGCGGTCGGGGGTTCCCTCTTTCAGAATGCTTGTCCAGGTGTCATATCCACCGGACTCACGATATTCACTTAGCGAAATGGATTTCCTGCCCTTTGCGGTATGGAAAGGAACATTCTCTTTCAACAAAAGGTGTCTTATTTTTTGCACGGACAGTCAACCCGGAATTGTTAGAATCGACTCCTTATCGTTTTGAGGCAATAATGAGCTTTCTGTTTTTTCCCACCAGAGGAGGTGGATGGTGGCGCCTGTTTTCGTTAATGACCTGGTCAAATATTTCGCCGCAGATTAAACATCTCCAGCCATTGAAATCGATAATCCCCGTATCGTCATAAAGATCCCTGAATCGCTCAATGACCATTTGACTATGACATCTTTGACATTCCATGTATTTGGCTCCTTCCTTAGTCCGACTACTTTAGTCCGTCTTTGCCAGATACAGGAGCAAGAACCATACCATAATCCAGGGTAATAGAAATATGTAGTAAAAACAATTAGCTAGATCACAAGACCCTTTTCACTTTCCACTAGAGTAGAGTCGTTCGTTTAGATGACTTTCCATTTATTATGTTTTTATTTAGTTATTTCAAAAGGTTATAAACTTTTTCAGAATTGAAACGACGTTCAAAATTGAAACAGACTCATTTAGCGATATGATAATCCTTCATTTTTCTCCAGAGGGTCGTTCTGCTAATTTTTAGTTTTTCTGAAGTCTCTTTCAAGTTCCAGTTACACTGACTGAGAACTTTACTAATCAGCTCCCTCTCAATCGCTTCAAGGGGATGTTCCCGGCCAATGGCCCGATCAACATGATCTGCTTTCAGGATCTGGATATCCTTTGGCAAATGCTCAGGCAAAATGGTATTCCCGTTACACAAGACGAGGGCATGTTCAATGATATTTTCGAGTTCCCGGATATTGCCGGGATAGTCATAGTTCACGAGAATCTCAATCGTCTTGGGAGAAACCTTTTCTACGGACTTCTCCATTTCCTGGTTGAATTTTTTAACAAAATATTCAACCATCAAGGGGATATCATCTCTTCTTTCCCGAAGTGGAGGTAGCGAAATTGGAACAACCCGAAGCCTGTAATAAAGATCTTGCCGGAATTCTTCTTCCTCCATCGCATTTTTGAGATCTTTATGGGTCGCCGCGATAATTCGAACATCTATTTTAATCGGTTTACTATCTCCGACCCGTTCGAATTCTTCTTCCTGAAGAACTCTGAGTAATTTGACCTGGGTCGAGAGAGAAATGTCCCCAATTTCATCCAGAAATATCGTCCCTTCATTGGCAAGTTCAAATCGGCCCTGCTTATTCGATATGGCCCCCGTAAATGCTCCTTTCACATGTCCAAACAATTCGCTTTCGAGTATTCCCTCCGCCAGTGCGCCGCAGTTTACCTTGACAAAAGGTTTATTTCGACGGGGGCTATTATAATGAAGCGCATGTGCAATGAGTTCCTTGCCCGTACCGCTTTCACCTTCTATCAATACCGTTGATTTCGTTTTCGCAAGACCGGGGAGGAGACTATAAATCTCAAGCATCCTTGGATTCTTTCCTATAATTTTATCTCCCATAAGGAGTTTTGATTCAGGTTCGCGCCCTTTCGCTTCTTCGCGCGGTGACGTAAAATGGACCACGGCCGCCGTCACTTTTCCTTCTTTATCTTTTATCAAGAAGGTCGAAGCGGTCGCTTTTAATCTCTCTCCCTCCTTTTTCTTTAGATAAGTGTCTATGCGGCTCAGGGATTCTTCCGTTTCAAGCGTTCTTTCCAAAAGACAGCGATTTTGAGGCATCTCCGTTTCCAAAGGGTGGGAGCATCTTTTCCCGATAATATCCCGCGCTGAAATACCAAGTATGGATTCTGCCGCCGGATTGAGATATAGAATTTTCAGATCCCTACTGATGGCAACGATTCCATCGGGAAAGGAATTAAGTATCGAATCCGAACTCAAAAATGGTGGCGTCTCCTGCATCAAGCTCCTGAAGCTTCCCCTTCTCGCTCACGTCGTTCGCTGAGAATAAAATTATTAAGCAATTTCACTATATTAGGATGTCATGCGGGATTTATTACTAATTTGACTAGATTTTAAACTTGTGGGGAGAGGTTGTCAATTAACAAAAAGGA from Nitrospirota bacterium encodes:
- a CDS encoding aldehyde dehydrogenase family protein, with the translated sequence MTAAKPFYSGGKWEFSSRCLEVVDPYRQVPVASVCLADRRQVAEAIGHTVSAFQKTKKLDSFTRSEILHQISDGIAVRKEEFAKTISLEAGKPISDARVEVGRAIFTFLTASEEAKRIGGEVIPLDLLKGNQKRFGITKRFPLGPILAITPFNFPINLVAHKAAPAIASGNSLLLKPAPQTPLTALLLAEVVSKTDLPKGSFNVIPCDVNDIQQAVLDDRIKMLTFTGSGRVGWRLKEICRKKKVVLELGGNAGVIIDDDAELEYAAGRCVTGGFTFAGQSCISVQRIFVQQKVYDPFLEQLLEKVKGLKTGDPILETTQVGPLIDQNALLRTEKWIADAVSGGARCLAGGFREGTVFQPTVLTGTTFEMNVNCEEVFAPLVTVEPYQNFDQAVEAINQSSYGLQTGIFTHDIRKIYKAYEECEVGGVLVNDIPTFRLDHMPYGGVKESGLGREGLKYAIEEMTELKLLAFNFPEID
- a CDS encoding fibronectin type III domain-containing protein — encoded protein: MTNRVQSIRSIRTWSGSKFQFVICLLFLTGCDNIFSHDSPPSTGAIYSTPTGVYASPGAGTGKIVLQWDSEKESSSYNIYISTTPGVRESKYRSKRKSAKAAYLFTGLTSGKTYYFTVSAGNGAHESSMSGEVSATVP
- a CDS encoding SLBB domain-containing protein; this encodes MQKIRHLLLKENVPFHTAKGRKSISLSEYRESGGYDTWTSILKEGTPDRILGEIKNSGLRGRGGAGFPTWKKWEMVASKEVPLKYLCCNGAEEEPGTFKDRILLRVNPHQLLEGVLIAAYTVGAGKIFLYLNQKFEVEIELMNAALRETKSAGLWGENILESGLTLDIVLFPSPIAYVAGEETAMLEVIEGRKAAPRQKPPFYPVHNGLYGKPTLVNNVETLSNIPHILRMGSDRYKEIGLPESTGTALFSLSGDVNQPGVYELPMGSSLKELIEEYGQGITGGRKIKGVLPGGPSCGFISGEEIDILLDYESLKKKGTALGTGAVVVFDETACLVNAGLHIAEFFAEESCGQCPPCKMGGSHLADLHRKIESGKGEMEDLRSIEQICGVVKGRGYCSLITGASVTIESLIRNFRSEYEDHIKMGGCHKKEARILQHIP
- the serS gene encoding serine--tRNA ligase, whose product is MIDIKVLREQPDWVVERLRTRGFEFDLSQFHKLDHARREINLLLDQNRQKRNQFSEQFAKLMRDKAVSPEKVEAIRKESEDLKGKIALLEEQIREADYRIDQFLLNTPNFPHSSVPVGKNESENVEVKKWGAIPSFSFAPKEHWEIGEKLGILDFERGAKITGARFCVYRGNGALMERALINFMMDLHAGTHRYTEVLTPFIVNEKSMTGTGQLPKFEEDLFGLKDKGFYLIPTAEVPVTNIHQGEILEEKELPISYVAYSPCFRREAGSYGKDTKGLIRQHQFNKVELVKFCRPDDSYNELDRLLADAEAVLIKLNLPYRVVSLSTGDLGFSAAKTFDIEVWLPGQNRYREISSCSNFESFQARRADIKYRAGEKGRPVHLHTLNGSALAVGRTLVAILENFQQPDGSVTIPESLRPYMGGKEKIVGI
- the erpA gene encoding iron-sulfur cluster insertion protein ErpA, whose product is MVTLTEKAGEKVKEILVAEQKAGYGLRVQVSGGGCSGFQYGMTFEEKANEGDHVYESNGIRLFVDPESAPLLEGVKVDYVDSVQGAGFAIQNPNAKSSCGCGKSFGA
- a CDS encoding sigma 54-interacting transcriptional regulator, which encodes MSSDSILNSFPDGIVAISRDLKILYLNPAAESILGISARDIIGKRCSHPLETEMPQNRCLLERTLETEESLSRIDTYLKKKEGERLKATASTFLIKDKEGKVTAAVVHFTSPREEAKGREPESKLLMGDKIIGKNPRMLEIYSLLPGLAKTKSTVLIEGESGTGKELIAHALHYNSPRRNKPFVKVNCGALAEGILESELFGHVKGAFTGAISNKQGRFELANEGTIFLDEIGDISLSTQVKLLRVLQEEEFERVGDSKPIKIDVRIIAATHKDLKNAMEEEEFRQDLYYRLRVVPISLPPLRERRDDIPLMVEYFVKKFNQEMEKSVEKVSPKTIEILVNYDYPGNIRELENIIEHALVLCNGNTILPEHLPKDIQILKADHVDRAIGREHPLEAIERELISKVLSQCNWNLKETSEKLKISRTTLWRKMKDYHIAK